A single region of the Hylaeus volcanicus isolate JK05 chromosome 5, UHH_iyHylVolc1.0_haploid, whole genome shotgun sequence genome encodes:
- the LOC128877529 gene encoding uncharacterized protein LOC128877529, with translation MERSRMAKLATIAIVLLAFSVSRSQGNRHPNDSWRSVERRAQATTGEADKTIGRIFRSIASGTSNEKDDEQLVALIKEEIVRTAQSIKTPTGSIDAAAKRAQRLVTELTNAYTTVIYKSKTTEEAKSNFARFQSTVQKIVNFIKNGQFVT, from the exons ATGGAACGCTCGAGGATGGCAAAGCTCGCGACGATCGCGATCGTCCTCCTAGCTTTCAGCGTCTCGCGATCGCAGGGAAACCGCCACCCGAACGATTCGTGGAGATCCGTCGAAAGGAGAGCGCAAGCAACGACAG GTGAAGCGGACAAGACCATCGGCAGGATTTTTCGAAGTATCGCGAGCGGAACGTCGAACGAGAAGGACGACGAGCAGCTGGTGGCCCTCATCAAAGAGGAAATCGTTCGTACGGCGCAAAGCATTAAAACGCCGACAGGTTCGATCGATGCAGCAGCCAAGAGGGCTCAAAGGCTGGTCACCGAATTGACGAACGCCTACACTACCGTCATTTACAAGTCGAAGACCACCGAGGAGGCCAAATCGAACTTCGCGCGTTTCCAGAGCACCGTGCAGAAGATCGTAAACTTCATAAAGAATGGGCAGTTTGTGACTTAA